The Flavobacteriales bacterium genomic sequence ACTGGTCATCGTTGTATTCCGGTTTAACCTCATCCACGAGCAGGGATGAATGGTCGCTTTGGCTGTAAAGGTGTGATTGATAACGATCGAGGTTGGCGAGGTTCGTGTCACGCAACCAGCTTTGCAGGCGTTCTTTTGCCGGTATGTCATCCAGGCGTAACATCCGGAGGATTTTCCTGGCGGCGCTGACAAGGGTGCGTCTTTCAAGTTCGTGATGTCCCAGGATTTCATCCCGCAATTTGTGGATGAAAGCGGCTTGCGGACTTTGAGACGCTACTGTATTGATCAATGTCACGAACGCTTCCCGTTCTTTGCGTATCGGTCGTTGAAAGGCTTCCCAGGCACGGTTCTTTGCATCCCGTACCAATTTGATGGCATTCTTTTCAATGGCTGTAAGTTCTTCATCGGATGCAATGGCTGATTGCAGGATCCATTCGCGCATCTTTTTGATACAGTCGTGCTCTTCCGCCCAGGATAACCTTTCTTTTGATTTGTATCGTTCGTGGGAGCCGGAGGTCGAGTGTCCCTGGGGTTGGGTCACTTCTTCCACATGGATCATTACGGGAACATGTTCATTGCGGCAGATGGCAATGGCCTTTTCGTAGGTTTCACAAAGGCCGGGATAGTCCCAACCTTTGGTCCGGAAGATCTCGTAGCCGGGTGCGCTTTCATCACGTTGGAGTCCTTTCAGTATCTCTGAAATGCTCTCCTTGGTGGTTTGGAATTTCTTGGGAACGGAAATGCCGTAACCGTCGTCCCATATGGAAATGGCCATCGGTACCTGTAGTACGCCGGCGGCATTGATTGTTTCGAAGAAAAGCCCTTCGGATGTACTTGCATCACCGATGGTTCCGAAGGCCACTTCGTTTCCTTTCTCTGAAAATTGTGTGTATGCGTGCAGGGATTTGTTGTCCCGGAACAGTTTGGATGCCTGTGCCAGTCCGAGCAGGCGGGGCATTTGAGCTGCTGTGGGCGAAATGTCTGCGGAGGAGTTTTTTAACTGGGATAATTGCTTCCAGCTTCCGTCGTCATTAACGGTGCGTGTGGCGTAGTGTCCGTTCATGGACCGACCGGCGGAGGAAGGTTCGGCGTGTACATCGGTATGGGCGTAAAGCTGCGCGAAGTATTCTTCCATGTTGAGCAGGCCGGCTGCCATCATGAAGGTTTGGTCACGATAGTATCCCGAGCGGAAGTCGCCTTCCCGGAATTGTTTGGCCATGGCCAGTTGAGCCACTTCCTTTCCATCGCCGAAGATGCCAAATTTGGCTTTGCCTGTAAGCACTTCCCGTCGACCCAGTATACTTGCCTGACGGCTTTCATTTGCTATGCGGTAATCTTCAAGCACCATTTTGCGGAATTCCTCAAATGAAAGAGAAGCTTCATCCGCGTTTTGTGCCTTTCCGGTTTTTCTTGCCATAGTAATACAAACTGTCTGTTGATACTGTCACATATCAGGGTGGGTTTCACAAATATAGAAAAACACGTAAACCAGGCGGTCGAAATCGATCAATAGTTCTGAACGTTCGGTGAACATCATGCCTTTTTTGACGGACATGTTCCCCGGTGGTTCATGCTCTTTTTTGAAGTGAAGAAGCTTTTTCCAGGGCCAGTTTGGCAAAGGGTTGTTGTGTGATTTTGGCGTCGATCCATGCAGTGATATCAAGGTCGTGGAAGAACATGAACTGGTTGGGTTCCAAGCGCAGTTGGATCAATTGGTCTCGGGCTTGTTGCAAAAGTCGGGTTTGTTCTTTCCCGGGAGGGGCGGTAAGCAGGCTTTGGAAAAGGCGAATCAGGGCGTATTCAACTTTATAAGTGCTTTTTTGTTTGGTGAAGTAATCAAGGGAGGATCGGAGTGTAGATTCGAGCGTGTCCATATGCCCCAGTTCGAACAGGTTCAGTATTTTGAGC encodes the following:
- a CDS encoding transketolase, whose protein sequence is MARKTGKAQNADEASLSFEEFRKMVLEDYRIANESRQASILGRREVLTGKAKFGIFGDGKEVAQLAMAKQFREGDFRSGYYRDQTFMMAAGLLNMEEYFAQLYAHTDVHAEPSSAGRSMNGHYATRTVNDDGSWKQLSQLKNSSADISPTAAQMPRLLGLAQASKLFRDNKSLHAYTQFSEKGNEVAFGTIGDASTSEGLFFETINAAGVLQVPMAISIWDDGYGISVPKKFQTTKESISEILKGLQRDESAPGYEIFRTKGWDYPGLCETYEKAIAICRNEHVPVMIHVEEVTQPQGHSTSGSHERYKSKERLSWAEEHDCIKKMREWILQSAIASDEELTAIEKNAIKLVRDAKNRAWEAFQRPIRKEREAFVTLINTVASQSPQAAFIHKLRDEILGHHELERRTLVSAARKILRMLRLDDIPAKERLQSWLRDTNLANLDRYQSHLYSQSDHSSLLVDEVKPEYNDDQLVDGREVLRDNFDAIFSQNPLVVAFGEDVGYLGGVNQAFEGLQLKHGENRIMDTGIREATIIGQGIGMSMRGLRPIAEIQYLDYLLYALQIISDDLATVRWRTKGGQMAPLIIRTRGHRLEGIWHAGSPMATIIHSFRGVNVLVPRDMTRAAGFYNTMLLSDDPALIIEPLNGYRLKEKLPSNLGQFTVPVGVPEVLSEGTDVTIVTYGSLCRLALEAVKQLQEVGISCELIDVQSLLPFDVNHTIVESLKKTNRILFLDEDVPGGGTAYMMQQVLEEQGGYRHLDAAPVTLSAKEHRPAYGSDGDYFSKPNVEDIFEAVYRIMNESDPTQFPAI